Proteins encoded in a region of the Natator depressus isolate rNatDep1 chromosome 25, rNatDep2.hap1, whole genome shotgun sequence genome:
- the RPS15 gene encoding small ribosomal subunit protein uS19 codes for MAEVEQKKKRTFRKFTYRGVDLDQLLDMSYEQLMQLYSARQRRRLNRGLRRKQHSLLKRLRKAKKEAPPMEKPEVVKTHLRDMIILPEMVGSMVGVYNGKTFNQVEIKPEMIGHYLGEFSITYKPVKHGRPGIGATHSSRFIPLK; via the exons ATG GCGGAAGTCGAACAGAAGAAGAAACGGACCTTTAGGAAATTCACCTACAGAGGTGTTGATCTGGATCAGCTCCTCGATATGTCCTA TGAGCAGCTGATGCAGCTGTACAGTGCCCGCCAGCGCAGGCGTCTGAATCGCGGCCTGCGGCGTAAGCAGCATTCCCTCCTGAAGCGCCTTCGCAAGGCCAAGAAGGAGGCCCCTCCCATGGAGAAGCCAGAGGTAGTCAAAACTCACCTACGCGACATGATCATCCTCCCCGAGATGGTGGGCAGCATGGTTGGCGTATACAACGGCAAAACCTTCAACCAGGTGGAAATCAAG CCCGAGATGATTGGCCACTACCTGGGCGAGTTTTCCATCACTTACAAGCCAGTGAAACACGGCAGACCTGGTATCGGTGCCACCCACTCATCTAGGTTCATTCCTCTGAAGTAA
- the DAZAP1 gene encoding DAZ-associated protein 1 isoform X1: MNNVGGADEIGKLFVGGLDWSTTQETLRSYFSQYGEVVDCVIMKDKTTNQSRGFGFVKFKDPNCVGTVLASRPHTLDGRNIDPKPCTPRGMQPERTRPKEGWQKGPRSDNSKSNKIFVGGIPHNCGETELREYFKKFGVVTEVVMIYDAEKQRPRGFGFITFEDEQSVDQAVNMHFHDIMGKKVEVKRAEPRDSKSQTPGPPGASQWGSRIMPSAANGWAGQPPPTWQQGYSPQGMWVPAGQAIGGYGPPPPGRGAPPPPPPFTSYIVSTPPGGFPPPQGFPQGYGTPPPFSFGYGAPPPPPDQFAPPGVPPPPATPGATPLAFPPPPPPSQATQDMSKPPTAQPEFPYSQFGYGQDLSGFGQGFSDPSQQPPSYGGPSVPPSSGPPAGGSGFGRGQNHNVQGFHPYRR, translated from the exons AAAGTTGTTTGTGGGTGGCCTAGACTGGAGTACAACACAAG aaactCTCCGTAGCTACTTTTCCCAGTATGGAGAAGTTGTAGACTGCGTAATAATGAAAGATAAAACAACAAACCAATCTCGAGGGTTTGGATTTGTCAAATTTAAAGATCCCAACTGCGTGGGAACAGTACTGGCTAGCAGACCACATACATTAGATGGTCGAAAT ATTGATCCAAAGCCATGTACGCCTCGGGGAATGCAACCAGAAAGAACACGGCCAAAGGAGGGATGG CAGAAAGGACCCAGAAGTGATAACAGTAAATCAAATAAAATTTTTGTTGGTGGGATCCCTCACAACTGTGGCGAGACTGAGCTCAGGGAATACTTCAAGAAATTCGGAGTG GTCACTGAAGTTGTAATGATCTATGATGCAGAGAAACAGAGGCCCCGAG GTTTTGGATTTATTACTTTCGAGGACGAACAATCAGTGGACCAGGCTGTCAACATGCATTTTCACGACATCATGGGCAAAAAA GTGGAGGTAAAACGTGCAGAACCTCGTGATAGCAAAAGCCAAACTCCAGGGCCACCAGGTGCCAGCCAGTGGGGAAGCCGGATCATGCCAAGTGCTGCCAATGGCTGGGCAGGTCAGCCCCCTCCTACCTGGCAACAAGGATACAGCCCTCAAG GAATGTGGGTACCAGCTGGACAGGCAATTG GTGGGTATGGACCGCCTCCTCCAGGAAGAGGAGCCCCGCCTCCTCCACCACCTTTTACCTCATACATAGTTTCTACGCCTCCTGGAGGATTCCCACCTCCACAAGGGTTCCCACAGGGCTATGGCACCCCTCCACCATTTA GTTTTGGATATGgtgctccacctcctccacctgaCCAGTTTGCCCCTCCTGGAGTACCCCCTCCACCTGCCACTCCTGGGGCAACACCACTAGCTTTcccaccgccaccaccaccatctcAGGCAACTCAGGACATGAGCAAACCCCCAACTGCTCAGCCAGAATTCCCTTATAGCCAGTTTG GTTATGGACAAGACTTGAGTGGTTTTGGACAAGGTTTCTCCGACCCTAGCCAGCAGCCCCCCTCCTATGGAGGCCCCTCAGTGCCACCATCAAGTGGCCCACCTGCAGGAGGAAGTGGTTTTGGACGAGGACAGAACCATAATGtgcaaggatttcacccctacAGACGCTAG
- the DAZAP1 gene encoding DAZ-associated protein 1 isoform X4 — protein MMQRNRGPEVEVKRAEPRDSKSQTPGPPGASQWGSRIMPSAANGWAGQPPPTWQQGYSPQGMWVPAGQAIGGYGPPPPGRGAPPPPPPFTSYIVSTPPGGFPPPQGFPQGYGTPPPFSFGYGAPPPPPDQFAPPGVPPPPATPGATPLAFPPPPPPSQATQDMSKPPTAQPEFPYSQFGYGQDLSGFGQGFSDPSQQPPSYGGPSVPPSSGPPAGGSGFGRGQNHNVQGFHPYRR, from the exons ATGATGCAGAGAAACAGAGGCCCCGAG GTGGAGGTAAAACGTGCAGAACCTCGTGATAGCAAAAGCCAAACTCCAGGGCCACCAGGTGCCAGCCAGTGGGGAAGCCGGATCATGCCAAGTGCTGCCAATGGCTGGGCAGGTCAGCCCCCTCCTACCTGGCAACAAGGATACAGCCCTCAAG GAATGTGGGTACCAGCTGGACAGGCAATTG GTGGGTATGGACCGCCTCCTCCAGGAAGAGGAGCCCCGCCTCCTCCACCACCTTTTACCTCATACATAGTTTCTACGCCTCCTGGAGGATTCCCACCTCCACAAGGGTTCCCACAGGGCTATGGCACCCCTCCACCATTTA GTTTTGGATATGgtgctccacctcctccacctgaCCAGTTTGCCCCTCCTGGAGTACCCCCTCCACCTGCCACTCCTGGGGCAACACCACTAGCTTTcccaccgccaccaccaccatctcAGGCAACTCAGGACATGAGCAAACCCCCAACTGCTCAGCCAGAATTCCCTTATAGCCAGTTTG GTTATGGACAAGACTTGAGTGGTTTTGGACAAGGTTTCTCCGACCCTAGCCAGCAGCCCCCCTCCTATGGAGGCCCCTCAGTGCCACCATCAAGTGGCCCACCTGCAGGAGGAAGTGGTTTTGGACGAGGACAGAACCATAATGtgcaaggatttcacccctacAGACGCTAG
- the DAZAP1 gene encoding DAZ-associated protein 1 isoform X2, translating to MNNVGGADEIGKLFVGGLDWSTTQETLRSYFSQYGEVVDCVIMKDKTTNQSRGFGFVKFKDPNCVGTVLASRPHTLDGRNIDPKPCTPRGMQPERTRPKEGWKGPRSDNSKSNKIFVGGIPHNCGETELREYFKKFGVVTEVVMIYDAEKQRPRGFGFITFEDEQSVDQAVNMHFHDIMGKKVEVKRAEPRDSKSQTPGPPGASQWGSRIMPSAANGWAGQPPPTWQQGYSPQGMWVPAGQAIGGYGPPPPGRGAPPPPPPFTSYIVSTPPGGFPPPQGFPQGYGTPPPFSFGYGAPPPPPDQFAPPGVPPPPATPGATPLAFPPPPPPSQATQDMSKPPTAQPEFPYSQFGYGQDLSGFGQGFSDPSQQPPSYGGPSVPPSSGPPAGGSGFGRGQNHNVQGFHPYRR from the exons AAAGTTGTTTGTGGGTGGCCTAGACTGGAGTACAACACAAG aaactCTCCGTAGCTACTTTTCCCAGTATGGAGAAGTTGTAGACTGCGTAATAATGAAAGATAAAACAACAAACCAATCTCGAGGGTTTGGATTTGTCAAATTTAAAGATCCCAACTGCGTGGGAACAGTACTGGCTAGCAGACCACATACATTAGATGGTCGAAAT ATTGATCCAAAGCCATGTACGCCTCGGGGAATGCAACCAGAAAGAACACGGCCAAAGGAGGGATGG AAAGGACCCAGAAGTGATAACAGTAAATCAAATAAAATTTTTGTTGGTGGGATCCCTCACAACTGTGGCGAGACTGAGCTCAGGGAATACTTCAAGAAATTCGGAGTG GTCACTGAAGTTGTAATGATCTATGATGCAGAGAAACAGAGGCCCCGAG GTTTTGGATTTATTACTTTCGAGGACGAACAATCAGTGGACCAGGCTGTCAACATGCATTTTCACGACATCATGGGCAAAAAA GTGGAGGTAAAACGTGCAGAACCTCGTGATAGCAAAAGCCAAACTCCAGGGCCACCAGGTGCCAGCCAGTGGGGAAGCCGGATCATGCCAAGTGCTGCCAATGGCTGGGCAGGTCAGCCCCCTCCTACCTGGCAACAAGGATACAGCCCTCAAG GAATGTGGGTACCAGCTGGACAGGCAATTG GTGGGTATGGACCGCCTCCTCCAGGAAGAGGAGCCCCGCCTCCTCCACCACCTTTTACCTCATACATAGTTTCTACGCCTCCTGGAGGATTCCCACCTCCACAAGGGTTCCCACAGGGCTATGGCACCCCTCCACCATTTA GTTTTGGATATGgtgctccacctcctccacctgaCCAGTTTGCCCCTCCTGGAGTACCCCCTCCACCTGCCACTCCTGGGGCAACACCACTAGCTTTcccaccgccaccaccaccatctcAGGCAACTCAGGACATGAGCAAACCCCCAACTGCTCAGCCAGAATTCCCTTATAGCCAGTTTG GTTATGGACAAGACTTGAGTGGTTTTGGACAAGGTTTCTCCGACCCTAGCCAGCAGCCCCCCTCCTATGGAGGCCCCTCAGTGCCACCATCAAGTGGCCCACCTGCAGGAGGAAGTGGTTTTGGACGAGGACAGAACCATAATGtgcaaggatttcacccctacAGACGCTAG
- the DAZAP1 gene encoding DAZ-associated protein 1 isoform X3 has product MNNVGGADEIGKLFVGGLDWSTTQETLRSYFSQYGEVVDCVIMKDKTTNQSRGFGFVKFKDPNCVGTVLASRPHTLDGRNIDPKPCTPRGMQPERTRPKEGWQKGPRSDNSKSNKIFVGGIPHNCGETELREYFKKFGVVTEVVMIYDAEKQRPRGFGFITFEDEQSVDQAVNMHFHDIMGKKVEVKRAEPRDSKSQTPGPPGASQWGSRIMPSAANGWAGQPPPTWQQGYSPQGMWVPAGQAIGGYGPPPPGRGAPPPPPPFTSYIVSTPPGGFPPPQGFPQGYGTPPPFSFGYGAPPPPPDQFAPPGVPPPPATPGATPLAFPPPPPPSQATQDMSKPPTAQPEFPYSQFGLGTYSQDPSGYAPILCLHSYGQAEQ; this is encoded by the exons AAAGTTGTTTGTGGGTGGCCTAGACTGGAGTACAACACAAG aaactCTCCGTAGCTACTTTTCCCAGTATGGAGAAGTTGTAGACTGCGTAATAATGAAAGATAAAACAACAAACCAATCTCGAGGGTTTGGATTTGTCAAATTTAAAGATCCCAACTGCGTGGGAACAGTACTGGCTAGCAGACCACATACATTAGATGGTCGAAAT ATTGATCCAAAGCCATGTACGCCTCGGGGAATGCAACCAGAAAGAACACGGCCAAAGGAGGGATGG CAGAAAGGACCCAGAAGTGATAACAGTAAATCAAATAAAATTTTTGTTGGTGGGATCCCTCACAACTGTGGCGAGACTGAGCTCAGGGAATACTTCAAGAAATTCGGAGTG GTCACTGAAGTTGTAATGATCTATGATGCAGAGAAACAGAGGCCCCGAG GTTTTGGATTTATTACTTTCGAGGACGAACAATCAGTGGACCAGGCTGTCAACATGCATTTTCACGACATCATGGGCAAAAAA GTGGAGGTAAAACGTGCAGAACCTCGTGATAGCAAAAGCCAAACTCCAGGGCCACCAGGTGCCAGCCAGTGGGGAAGCCGGATCATGCCAAGTGCTGCCAATGGCTGGGCAGGTCAGCCCCCTCCTACCTGGCAACAAGGATACAGCCCTCAAG GAATGTGGGTACCAGCTGGACAGGCAATTG GTGGGTATGGACCGCCTCCTCCAGGAAGAGGAGCCCCGCCTCCTCCACCACCTTTTACCTCATACATAGTTTCTACGCCTCCTGGAGGATTCCCACCTCCACAAGGGTTCCCACAGGGCTATGGCACCCCTCCACCATTTA GTTTTGGATATGgtgctccacctcctccacctgaCCAGTTTGCCCCTCCTGGAGTACCCCCTCCACCTGCCACTCCTGGGGCAACACCACTAGCTTTcccaccgccaccaccaccatctcAGGCAACTCAGGACATGAGCAAACCCCCAACTGCTCAGCCAGAATTCCCTTATAGCCAGTTTG GGCTGGGTACCTATTCTCAAGACCCTTCAGGCTACGCGCCAATACTTTGTTTACACTCTTATGGTCAGGCTGAGCAGTGA